A window of the Thalassospira sp. TSL5-1 genome harbors these coding sequences:
- a CDS encoding inositol monophosphatase family protein → MRGAARRSANINVMFKAVEKAAYGLKRDFGEVENLQVSMKGPGDFVSAADHRAEKRLREELERARPGYGFLLEEGGEIKGSDPEHRWIIDPLDGTTNFLHGIPHFAISVALQKGDEIIAGIIYDVAKDEFFWAEKGVGAYLDNRRLRVSGRRRLNECVLACGVPHMGRGDHAAFEKQLHTVMDRCSGVRRFGAASLDLAYVAAGRYDGYWETHLNQWDIAAGLILISEAGGYVRDINGGTNMLGTGSVVAANDYIQPVLAKTLKKATSA, encoded by the coding sequence GTGCGTGGCGCCGCCCGTCGTTCAGCCAATATCAATGTCATGTTCAAGGCCGTCGAAAAGGCGGCCTATGGACTTAAGCGCGACTTCGGTGAAGTCGAAAACCTTCAGGTATCCATGAAAGGTCCGGGGGATTTCGTTTCTGCCGCCGATCATCGTGCCGAAAAACGCCTGCGCGAAGAACTTGAACGGGCCCGCCCCGGTTATGGTTTCCTTCTCGAGGAAGGTGGCGAGATCAAGGGGAGCGATCCGGAACACCGCTGGATCATCGACCCGCTTGATGGCACCACCAACTTCCTGCATGGCATCCCGCATTTCGCCATTTCGGTCGCCCTGCAAAAGGGTGACGAAATCATCGCTGGCATTATCTATGACGTTGCCAAGGATGAATTCTTCTGGGCCGAAAAAGGTGTCGGGGCGTATCTGGATAACCGCCGCCTGCGTGTTTCGGGCCGTCGCCGTTTGAACGAATGTGTCTTGGCCTGTGGCGTCCCGCATATGGGCCGTGGCGACCATGCCGCCTTTGAAAAACAGCTGCATACCGTCATGGACCGTTGCTCGGGCGTGCGCCGTTTTGGTGCCGCATCGCTTGACCTCGCCTATGTCGCGGCTGGCCGTTACGACGGTTACTGGGAAACCCACCTTAACCAGTGGGATATTGCCGCGGGTCTGATCCTCATTTCCGAGGCCGGTGGCTATGTTCGCGATATCAATGGCGGAACCAATATGCTGGGTACCGGCAGCGTTGTTGCCGCGAACGACTATATCCAACCTGTTTTGGCAAAAACTCTGAAAAAGGCGACCTCGGCCTAA
- a CDS encoding DUF2628 domain-containing protein, with protein sequence MTENATTVNTGKDYSPSWQRRFEMLDYLEADKLSYDAMRKTDKYKALSFGEKFRVSRNFLALFFGSIYYFCKGMWAKGLFIIAISSIYSMLLMTIEAAAGRLFIPSIAYWLPPAIFTFLLANYDYYRKEKLGEKIWSVIPAVFGEIKVILPVAVIAFAANIYFAYQITMMLPDPYLGY encoded by the coding sequence ATGACTGAAAACGCGACAACCGTAAATACGGGGAAAGATTACAGCCCGTCCTGGCAGCGACGGTTTGAAATGCTGGACTATCTGGAGGCCGACAAGCTTTCCTATGATGCCATGCGGAAAACCGACAAATACAAGGCCCTGAGCTTTGGTGAAAAATTCCGTGTATCGCGGAACTTTCTGGCGCTCTTTTTTGGCAGTATTTACTATTTTTGCAAGGGGATGTGGGCCAAAGGCCTTTTCATCATCGCGATATCAAGCATTTACAGCATGCTTTTGATGACGATTGAGGCAGCAGCCGGACGCCTGTTTATACCGTCTATTGCTTATTGGCTGCCGCCGGCAATTTTCACATTCCTGCTGGCAAACTACGATTATTACCGCAAGGAAAAACTTGGCGAAAAAATCTGGTCGGTCATCCCGGCGGTTTTCGGCGAGATCAAAGTCATCTTGCCGGTTGCCGTTATTGCCTTTGCCGCAAACATCTATTTTGCCTATCAAATCACGATGATGCTGCCCGATCCCTATTTGGGTTACTAA
- a CDS encoding OmpA family protein translates to MKGNTRISAIAFAAALGTLLATSQGATAGSFSPVMPGNNVQVDLGVLDQLDDRTAPGKGFSSPDNNAPRIEIDRQLVIYPQAAPKSRFMAPQLLLNPPSATSRFDTSNGNGDRQSDGFGTVVIDGAGIVPTENATPQRSAITLNPPQERERIQLRPPVSYPARPAVERLDTPPASQPFFSRGNLGGSLNKQDLDDDGAKQIIHLVPPQSHNVDGLPRNRPATTPATADSSTSSAKSPQEAVAQNPATTLPAQGPLLAQNNAKPAVPAAPEIAKPDTETPREAPKNKMPAPAVDKAPLPKAEKPSTSPAPTKPATGTATTPQPLTQDNSVKPAPSPAPDTTTPPQKMPDQQSGTMPKPPVSKKTVQKNDPAPEPRVKPQIPARETASAPASDPASAPAKKSGPAPTGDDYSLPFAGDSFELDASAKKSLDKVIGNLAKNGDLRVQLQAYAAGESQNASKARRLSLSRALQVRSYLIDGGVRSTRIDVRALGANVPSGPADRVDIKTVQR, encoded by the coding sequence ATGAAGGGGAATACTAGGATTTCGGCGATTGCCTTTGCGGCGGCGCTCGGAACATTGTTGGCGACCAGTCAGGGCGCAACAGCCGGGTCGTTTTCCCCGGTCATGCCGGGCAATAATGTTCAGGTGGACCTTGGCGTTCTTGACCAGCTTGATGATCGAACCGCCCCGGGCAAAGGGTTCTCGTCACCAGATAATAATGCCCCGCGCATCGAAATTGACCGTCAGCTTGTGATCTATCCCCAGGCGGCCCCAAAATCGCGTTTTATGGCACCACAACTTCTGCTAAATCCGCCATCCGCTACGTCGCGATTCGATACGTCAAACGGCAACGGCGATCGTCAGTCTGACGGGTTTGGCACCGTGGTTATTGATGGTGCCGGCATTGTGCCAACTGAAAATGCAACGCCGCAACGCTCCGCCATCACTCTGAACCCACCACAGGAACGTGAACGCATTCAACTGCGCCCGCCGGTTTCCTATCCGGCCCGGCCTGCGGTAGAACGCCTGGATACACCCCCGGCGTCACAACCATTTTTCAGTCGCGGCAATCTCGGGGGCAGCCTGAACAAGCAGGACCTTGACGATGACGGCGCAAAGCAGATCATTCATCTGGTTCCCCCCCAATCCCATAATGTTGATGGTCTGCCGCGAAATCGCCCGGCAACGACGCCTGCGACAGCAGATAGCAGCACATCATCTGCCAAAAGCCCGCAAGAAGCCGTAGCGCAGAATCCTGCAACAACGCTACCGGCGCAAGGCCCCTTACTTGCCCAAAATAATGCAAAACCTGCCGTGCCCGCCGCGCCCGAGATCGCGAAACCCGATACGGAGACACCGCGCGAAGCACCAAAAAACAAAATGCCCGCCCCCGCGGTAGACAAGGCACCACTGCCCAAAGCTGAAAAACCTTCAACGTCACCGGCACCCACAAAGCCTGCCACCGGCACGGCCACAACGCCCCAGCCGCTGACACAGGATAATTCGGTGAAGCCGGCCCCTTCCCCGGCACCGGACACCACCACACCGCCGCAAAAAATGCCGGATCAACAATCTGGCACCATGCCAAAACCGCCTGTCTCGAAAAAAACCGTTCAGAAAAACGACCCCGCGCCCGAACCCCGGGTGAAACCGCAAATTCCGGCGCGCGAAACCGCATCGGCTCCGGCGTCGGATCCCGCATCCGCCCCGGCAAAAAAATCCGGCCCTGCACCGACAGGCGACGACTATAGCCTGCCCTTTGCCGGCGACAGTTTCGAGCTGGACGCAAGTGCAAAAAAAAGCCTTGATAAGGTGATAGGCAACCTTGCCAAAAATGGCGATTTGCGGGTTCAGTTGCAGGCTTATGCCGCCGGTGAATCGCAAAATGCCAGCAAGGCGCGCCGCCTGTCGCTTTCGCGTGCCTTGCAGGTTCGCTCCTATCTGATCGATGGCGGCGTTCGCTCCACCCGGATCGATGTCCGTGCGCTGGGTGCCAATGTCCCCTCTGGCCCGGCCGATCGCGTCGATATTAAAACCGTTCAACGCTAG
- a CDS encoding flagellar motor protein MotA has protein sequence MSNNASNGAANTPAITKPGAYLTRMGIFTAVIVAIAALLYPTLSEAFLASAVLNGLIIGVFIIGVVYTFRMAFSLNPEVSWIEDFRRNRPGLSSQDTPKLLAPMARMMQEQRRDRPQLSTLATSTILDSIRSRLDESRELSRYLVSLLVFLGLLGTFWGLLQTVNSVADVIGNVNVGGGSNMELWFGQLKEGLAKPLNGMGTAFSSSLFGLAGSLALGLLDMQAGQAQNRFFNELEEWMSSFTRVSSGGPLSDGEQSVPAYLSALIEQMADNMEGLQNSIQRSESSQIKSHNTLIDLADKLSTLTDQMKAEQQLMVKLAESQMHLKPVLDQLSDSMRGGSFGIDDNTRAHIRSLDNQLGRVADELSMGRQQQTQEIRSEIKLLARTIAAIAEEG, from the coding sequence ATGAGCAACAATGCGTCCAACGGCGCGGCAAATACTCCGGCAATCACCAAACCGGGCGCCTATCTGACCCGGATGGGTATTTTCACCGCCGTTATCGTCGCCATCGCAGCCCTGTTATATCCAACGCTGTCAGAAGCCTTTCTGGCAAGTGCCGTGTTGAACGGTCTGATCATTGGCGTCTTCATCATTGGGGTGGTTTATACCTTCCGCATGGCATTTAGCCTGAACCCCGAAGTTTCCTGGATCGAGGATTTCCGCCGCAACCGCCCGGGGCTAAGCTCGCAGGATACGCCAAAGCTTCTGGCACCGATGGCGCGGATGATGCAGGAACAGCGCCGCGACCGGCCGCAGCTTTCCACCCTTGCGACCAGCACCATCCTCGATTCCATTCGCTCCCGCCTGGATGAAAGCCGCGAACTTTCGCGCTATCTGGTCAGTCTGCTGGTGTTTTTGGGCCTGCTGGGGACTTTTTGGGGCCTGCTGCAAACCGTGAACTCGGTTGCCGATGTGATTGGCAATGTCAATGTCGGTGGCGGCAGCAACATGGAACTCTGGTTCGGCCAGCTTAAGGAAGGTCTGGCAAAGCCGCTCAATGGCATGGGCACGGCCTTTTCATCCTCGCTGTTTGGTCTGGCCGGGTCCCTCGCCCTGGGTCTTCTTGATATGCAGGCAGGCCAGGCACAAAACCGTTTTTTCAATGAACTTGAAGAATGGATGTCAAGCTTCACCCGCGTTTCATCGGGTGGTCCGCTTTCGGACGGCGAACAGTCGGTTCCGGCCTACCTTTCCGCCCTGATCGAACAGATGGCCGACAATATGGAAGGCCTGCAAAACTCGATCCAGCGATCTGAATCCTCTCAGATCAAGTCGCACAATACCCTGATCGATCTTGCCGACAAGCTTTCTACCCTGACCGACCAGATGAAAGCCGAACAGCAATTGATGGTCAAACTGGCGGAAAGTCAGATGCACCTTAAACCCGTGCTCGATCAGCTTTCCGATTCCATGCGGGGCGGCAGCTTTGGCATTGATGACAATACCCGTGCGCATATCCGCTCGCTTGACAATCAGTTAGGCCGGGTTGCCGACGAGCTTTCGATGGGTCGCCAGCAACAGACCCAGGAAATTCGCAGTGAAATAAAACTTCTGGCCCGGACCATCGCCGCGATTGCCGAGGAGGGTTAA
- a CDS encoding peptidoglycan -binding protein, translated as MSGLSRRRNRDVNTWPGFVDALATLLMVIIFLLMIFVVAQVYLGAALSGRDKALSDLTSQVNELTNLLALERNNNQEMQLELTQLTTELSTTSDDRDALKNRVSSLAEKLSSAQASAEEQEKKLLAALAALEDKKSELAKVQETADAKEQSQEERIEQLSKLLAQRASELDDQKDISESARAQVEALNQQLIAIRQQLAKLQDALEISESKNKDQAAQIVNLGQRLNAALASKVAELQRYRSEFFGRLRQVLGDRQNIRVVGDRFVFQSEVLFASGSADIGDEGKVQLTKLADTLKQIAAEIPSDIDWVMRVDGHTDKVPIRNNEFKSNWELSAARAISVVKFLIEQGVPPNRLVAAGFGEYQPLDNRDDEIAYRRNRRIEFKITER; from the coding sequence ATGTCAGGCTTGTCTCGCCGTCGTAATCGCGATGTCAATACGTGGCCGGGTTTTGTCGATGCGCTCGCCACGCTGCTGATGGTGATCATCTTTTTGCTGATGATCTTTGTTGTTGCCCAGGTTTATCTTGGCGCGGCCCTGTCGGGCCGTGACAAGGCGCTGAGCGATTTGACATCCCAGGTCAATGAACTGACCAACCTTTTGGCCCTGGAACGCAATAATAACCAGGAAATGCAGCTTGAACTGACCCAGCTCACGACCGAGCTTTCAACCACCAGCGATGATCGCGATGCGTTGAAAAACCGTGTCTCATCGCTGGCAGAAAAGCTCTCCTCGGCTCAGGCTTCCGCCGAGGAACAGGAGAAAAAACTTCTCGCCGCCCTCGCCGCCCTGGAAGACAAAAAATCCGAACTGGCAAAGGTGCAGGAAACCGCGGATGCCAAAGAACAAAGCCAGGAAGAGCGCATCGAACAGCTTTCAAAACTGCTGGCCCAGCGGGCAAGCGAGCTTGATGACCAGAAAGACATCAGTGAATCGGCCCGTGCGCAAGTCGAAGCCTTGAACCAGCAACTTATTGCCATTCGCCAACAGCTGGCAAAACTGCAAGATGCCCTGGAAATCTCCGAGTCCAAAAACAAGGATCAGGCCGCGCAAATCGTCAATCTCGGCCAGCGCCTAAATGCGGCTCTCGCCTCCAAGGTGGCGGAGTTGCAACGCTATCGCTCGGAATTCTTTGGTCGTTTGCGCCAGGTCCTGGGCGACCGGCAGAATATCCGTGTCGTGGGCGACCGTTTTGTCTTCCAGTCCGAGGTTCTGTTTGCCTCCGGCTCGGCAGATATTGGTGACGAAGGCAAGGTGCAGCTTACCAAGCTGGCTGATACCCTTAAGCAAATCGCTGCCGAAATTCCCAGTGATATTGACTGGGTGATGCGGGTTGATGGCCATACCGACAAGGTGCCCATTCGCAATAACGAGTTCAAATCGAACTGGGAATTGTCTGCCGCGCGTGCCATTTCGGTGGTCAAGTTCCTGATCGAACAGGGTGTTCCGCCCAACCGGCTGGTCGCCGCCGGATTTGGCGAATATCAACCGCTTGACAACCGGGATGATGAGATCGCCTATCGCCGAAACCGGCGCATCGAGTTCAAAATCACCGAACGATAA
- a CDS encoding indolepyruvate ferredoxin oxidoreductase family protein, translating to MAKLAAVTLDDKYTLEEGRIYLTGIQALVRLPLMQRQMDARAGLNTAGCISGYRGSPLGGLDQQLWRAKKFLTKQQIEFQAGVNEDLAATVVWGSQQVNMYPDAKYDGVFGMWYGKGPGVDRSGDVFKHANYAGTSRNGGVLVLAGDDHSCKSSTLPHQTEYAFIDAQIPVLNPSGVQDIIDFGLHGWAMSRYSGCWVAMKTIAETVESSAAVDVAPDRVSPVMPDFSMPEGGVHIRWPDTPKEQEHRLMKYKLYAALAYARANKLNRIVIDSPTPRLGIITTGKAYLDVMQAFDDLGISEQDAADIGIRVLKVGMSWPLNRDDVREFAKGLEEIIVVEEKRAVMENQVKEQLYNWREDVRPTVIGKFDEKGEWILPSMDELTPARIAQVLAARINRFFDSNDIHERIEWLAQKEKEIAEPRPDVARIPWFCPGCPHNSSTKVPEGSRAMAGIGCHYMVNWMDRSTETFTHMGGEGVTWIGQAPFTTTKHVFQNLGDGTYYHSGSLAIRAAVASGVNITYKILFNDAVAMTGGQPVDGPLSVPQITRQMADEGVTRIIVLSDEPDKYPIDAHFAPNVDIRHRDTLDETQKELREVPGTSILIFDQTCAAEKRRRRKRKLMVDPPKRVFINDLVCEGCGDCGEKSNCLAVVPVETEFGRKRAIDQSACNKDFSCLNGFCPSFITIEGGALRKPEAAAKGDNHGDAVFASLPKPTLPALTEPWSVLVTGVGGTGVVTIGALLGMAAHIEGKGIVGLDMAGLAQKGGAVVSHIRFADRQEKLHAARIPAGEANVVLGCDLLVAASFEGLAKMRRNFTQAVINTHETITGAFTRNPDFELKSNEHKKAILDACGHDAVNFVEGSDVATRLMGDSIATNLFMLGVAWQRGLIPITEEALMQAIELNGVAIDMNKQSFYWGRLFAHDPQKVIDVVGPEEKQAHPIATTLDDMVEKRKKFLTGYQNAAYANRFEALVQKVAQAEKKLGDGQDHLARAVAKYYFKLLAYKDEYEVARLYTDPAFKAKLRKNFTGNYKIKFHLAPPALASRDAESGTLKKQVYGPWMMSAFGVLAKFKFLRGTALDPFGKTHERKTERALITHYEDLVDEVLAGLNHDNIRIAGALLALPEQIRGYGHIKDANLAKVKQREEELRNQFHNPPEHLQAAE from the coding sequence ATGGCTAAGTTGGCAGCAGTTACCCTGGACGACAAATATACCCTGGAAGAAGGCCGCATTTACCTGACAGGCATTCAGGCCCTTGTACGCCTGCCCCTGATGCAGCGCCAAATGGATGCGCGCGCGGGCCTGAACACGGCGGGCTGCATATCGGGCTATCGTGGCTCCCCGCTGGGTGGCCTTGACCAGCAATTATGGCGCGCCAAAAAATTCCTGACCAAACAACAGATCGAATTTCAGGCCGGGGTGAATGAAGACCTTGCCGCCACCGTGGTGTGGGGAAGCCAGCAGGTTAATATGTATCCTGATGCCAAATATGACGGCGTTTTTGGCATGTGGTATGGCAAAGGACCGGGGGTGGACCGCTCTGGTGATGTTTTCAAACATGCCAATTATGCGGGCACATCGCGCAATGGCGGTGTGCTTGTTCTGGCCGGGGACGACCATTCGTGCAAATCATCCACCCTACCCCACCAAACCGAATATGCCTTTATCGATGCGCAAATCCCGGTTTTAAACCCGTCAGGCGTGCAGGATATTATCGATTTCGGCCTGCATGGCTGGGCCATGAGCCGCTATTCCGGCTGCTGGGTGGCGATGAAAACCATTGCCGAAACGGTCGAAAGTTCTGCCGCAGTTGACGTGGCACCAGACCGGGTCAGCCCGGTTATGCCCGATTTTTCCATGCCCGAAGGGGGTGTTCACATCCGTTGGCCCGACACGCCAAAGGAACAGGAACACCGCCTGATGAAATACAAGCTTTACGCCGCCCTGGCCTATGCGCGTGCCAACAAGCTGAACCGTATTGTGATTGACAGCCCGACCCCGCGCCTGGGCATTATCACCACGGGTAAGGCGTATCTTGATGTCATGCAGGCCTTTGATGACCTTGGCATTTCCGAACAGGATGCCGCCGATATTGGAATTCGCGTGCTCAAGGTCGGCATGAGCTGGCCGCTAAACCGTGATGACGTGCGCGAATTTGCCAAGGGACTGGAAGAAATCATCGTTGTTGAAGAAAAACGCGCGGTGATGGAAAACCAGGTCAAGGAACAGCTTTATAACTGGCGTGAAGATGTGCGCCCGACGGTGATTGGCAAATTCGATGAAAAGGGCGAATGGATTTTGCCCTCGATGGATGAACTGACACCGGCCCGCATCGCCCAGGTCCTGGCGGCACGCATCAACCGTTTCTTTGACAGCAATGACATCCACGAACGCATTGAATGGCTGGCACAAAAGGAAAAGGAAATCGCCGAACCGCGCCCGGATGTGGCGCGCATTCCCTGGTTCTGCCCCGGCTGCCCGCATAACAGCTCCACCAAGGTTCCCGAAGGCAGCCGCGCCATGGCCGGCATTGGCTGCCATTACATGGTCAACTGGATGGACCGTTCCACCGAAACCTTCACCCATATGGGCGGCGAAGGTGTCACCTGGATTGGTCAGGCCCCCTTTACCACCACAAAGCACGTTTTCCAGAATTTGGGTGATGGTACCTATTACCATTCCGGTTCGCTTGCAATCCGCGCTGCGGTCGCATCGGGGGTGAATATCACCTATAAAATCCTGTTTAACGATGCCGTTGCCATGACGGGCGGCCAGCCTGTGGATGGCCCGTTAAGCGTGCCGCAAATTACCCGCCAGATGGCCGATGAAGGTGTGACCCGGATTATCGTCCTGTCCGACGAGCCGGACAAATACCCGATTGATGCCCATTTTGCCCCCAATGTCGATATTCGCCACCGCGATACGCTGGATGAAACCCAAAAGGAACTGCGCGAAGTTCCCGGCACGTCGATCCTGATTTTTGACCAGACCTGTGCCGCGGAAAAACGCCGCCGTCGGAAACGCAAACTAATGGTGGACCCGCCCAAACGGGTTTTCATCAATGATCTGGTCTGCGAAGGCTGTGGCGATTGTGGCGAAAAATCCAACTGCCTTGCCGTTGTGCCGGTCGAAACCGAATTTGGCCGCAAACGCGCCATTGACCAATCGGCCTGTAACAAGGACTTTTCCTGCCTAAATGGTTTCTGCCCCAGCTTTATCACCATCGAAGGCGGCGCCCTGCGCAAGCCCGAAGCCGCCGCCAAGGGGGATAATCACGGCGATGCCGTTTTTGCTTCTCTCCCCAAACCAACCCTGCCCGCGCTCACCGAACCGTGGTCGGTTCTTGTTACCGGCGTGGGCGGTACCGGCGTTGTTACCATTGGTGCCCTTTTGGGCATGGCCGCCCATATTGAGGGCAAAGGGATTGTCGGGCTGGATATGGCAGGCCTGGCGCAAAAAGGCGGGGCCGTTGTCAGCCATATCCGTTTTGCCGACCGTCAGGAAAAACTGCACGCTGCGCGCATTCCGGCGGGTGAAGCCAATGTGGTGCTGGGCTGTGACCTGCTGGTCGCGGCCAGCTTCGAGGGGCTGGCAAAAATGCGCCGCAACTTCACCCAGGCGGTGATCAATACCCACGAAACCATCACCGGTGCCTTTACCCGCAACCCGGATTTCGAGCTGAAAAGCAACGAGCATAAAAAGGCCATTCTGGATGCCTGTGGCCACGATGCCGTAAACTTTGTAGAAGGCAGCGATGTTGCCACCCGCCTGATGGGCGATTCAATTGCCACTAACCTGTTCATGCTGGGTGTGGCATGGCAGCGCGGCCTGATCCCGATTACCGAAGAAGCCCTGATGCAGGCCATCGAGCTTAACGGTGTCGCGATTGATATGAACAAGCAGTCCTTCTATTGGGGCCGCCTGTTTGCCCATGATCCGCAAAAAGTCATTGATGTGGTCGGGCCAGAGGAAAAGCAGGCCCATCCGATTGCCACAACCCTTGATGACATGGTGGAAAAACGCAAAAAATTCCTGACCGGGTATCAGAACGCAGCCTATGCCAACCGCTTTGAGGCACTGGTACAAAAGGTTGCCCAGGCTGAAAAGAAACTGGGTGACGGGCAGGATCACCTCGCCAGGGCTGTGGCAAAATATTACTTCAAATTGCTGGCCTATAAGGACGAATACGAAGTCGCCCGGCTATATACCGATCCGGCGTTTAAGGCAAAACTGCGCAAGAACTTCACCGGGAATTACAAAATCAAATTCCACCTCGCCCCGCCCGCCCTTGCCAGCCGGGATGCCGAAAGCGGCACCCTGAAAAAACAGGTGTACGGCCCGTGGATGATGTCGGCCTTTGGCGTTTTGGCAAAATTCAAGTTCCTGCGCGGCACCGCTCTGGACCCGTTTGGCAAAACCCATGAACGCAAAACCGAACGCGCCCTGATCACGCACTATGAAGACCTGGTCGATGAAGTGCTGGCAGGGTTAAACCACGACAATATCCGCATTGCCGGGGCGCTTCTGGCCCTGCCGGAGCAAATTCGCGGCTATGGCCACATCAAAGATGCCAATCTTGCCAAGGTCAAACAGCGTGAAGAGGAACTGCGCAACCAGTTCCATAATCCACCAGAGCATCTGCAGGCGGCGGAATAA
- a CDS encoding benzoate/H(+) symporter BenE family transporter: MLRDMSAQTFFMGFLAAFVGTASAFAVVLQGLAAVGATPFEAASGLMAVSVSMGLCAIVLSLKTRMPISIAWSTPGAALLATSGTIEGGFPVAVGAFIICAILIFICGIWKPLGKVVAAIPGPLANAMLAGVLLGLCLAPIKAIAFNPLLGLPIFITWLVVGRLNRILAVPAALGAFILVLIFGVTFPDGAVNNLDLSFVPPVEFVMPEFTLAGLVGIALPLFIVTMASQNIPGTAVLRAHDYHTAPGPLFAATGIFSLLSAPFGGHAMNLAAITAAMCAGEDAHPDPKKRYWAAIFAGMFYVLFGLLAGIITALVSLAPSILIEAVAGLALIGAFSNSALAAFRDENSREAAAVTFLVTAAGLSFYGISGAFWGLLAGGLLYYLTHLRTKK, translated from the coding sequence ATGCTGCGAGACATGTCCGCCCAAACCTTTTTTATGGGGTTCCTTGCCGCCTTTGTCGGCACGGCCAGTGCCTTTGCCGTCGTTCTCCAGGGCCTTGCTGCCGTAGGGGCCACCCCGTTCGAGGCGGCATCGGGCCTGATGGCGGTATCGGTTTCAATGGGCCTGTGTGCCATTGTCCTGTCGCTTAAAACGCGCATGCCCATCAGCATTGCCTGGTCCACACCGGGGGCGGCCTTGCTGGCAACATCCGGGACCATCGAGGGCGGCTTTCCGGTGGCGGTTGGAGCCTTTATTATTTGCGCCATACTGATTTTCATTTGTGGCATCTGGAAACCGCTGGGCAAGGTGGTTGCCGCCATTCCGGGTCCGCTCGCCAATGCCATGCTGGCAGGTGTGTTGCTGGGTCTTTGCCTTGCCCCCATCAAAGCGATTGCCTTCAATCCGCTATTGGGCCTGCCCATTTTTATTACGTGGCTGGTGGTCGGGCGGTTGAACCGCATTCTTGCCGTTCCGGCAGCACTTGGGGCGTTCATCCTGGTTCTAATCTTTGGTGTCACATTTCCGGATGGCGCGGTTAACAACCTTGATCTTTCGTTTGTGCCACCGGTCGAATTTGTCATGCCGGAATTCACCCTGGCCGGGCTGGTCGGCATTGCTCTGCCTCTTTTCATTGTCACAATGGCCTCACAAAACATTCCCGGCACGGCCGTCTTGCGCGCACATGATTATCATACCGCCCCCGGCCCACTTTTTGCCGCAACCGGCATATTTTCACTTCTTTCCGCGCCCTTTGGCGGTCATGCGATGAACCTTGCTGCCATTACCGCGGCAATGTGCGCCGGCGAAGATGCCCATCCCGACCCGAAAAAACGATATTGGGCCGCCATTTTTGCCGGCATGTTTTATGTTTTGTTTGGCCTGTTGGCCGGGATCATCACGGCCCTTGTCAGCCTCGCCCCGTCCATCCTGATCGAAGCGGTTGCAGGCCTTGCACTGATCGGTGCTTTTTCCAATTCAGCCCTGGCAGCCTTTCGCGATGAAAACAGCCGCGAGGCCGCTGCCGTTACCTTTCTTGTCACGGCAGCCGGGTTGTCATTCTATGGCATTTCCGGTGCGTTCTGGGGCTTGCTTGCAGGTGGGTTGCTTTATTATCTAACCCATTTACGAACTAAAAAATAA
- a CDS encoding VOC family protein yields MDQRLSLVTLGVRDLAVARTFYEHGLGWKATSAVEGKVVFYQMNGMIISLFGRDDLAKDGNFADEGACFSGITLAYNARNEAEVDAVMAQAERAGAVIQKPAEKVFWGGYSGYFRDLDGHPWEVAHNPFWNITEDGQMVIPQE; encoded by the coding sequence ATGGACCAACGCCTTAGTCTGGTAACACTCGGTGTGCGCGATCTTGCGGTTGCCCGGACGTTTTACGAACATGGGCTTGGCTGGAAAGCAACCAGCGCCGTGGAAGGCAAGGTCGTCTTTTATCAAATGAATGGCATGATTATCAGCTTGTTTGGCCGGGATGATTTGGCGAAAGATGGAAATTTTGCCGATGAGGGCGCCTGTTTTTCGGGCATTACACTAGCATATAATGCCCGCAACGAGGCCGAGGTTGATGCGGTGATGGCTCAGGCGGAAAGGGCAGGTGCGGTTATTCAAAAACCGGCAGAGAAGGTTTTCTGGGGCGGGTATTCTGGCTATTTTCGGGACCTGGATGGTCATCCCTGGGAAGTTGCCCATAACCCGTTCTGGAACATCACCGAAGACGGACAGATGGTGATACCGCAAGAGTGA